The proteins below are encoded in one region of Doryrhamphus excisus isolate RoL2022-K1 chromosome 4, RoL_Dexc_1.0, whole genome shotgun sequence:
- the adamts13 gene encoding A disintegrin and metalloproteinase with thrombospondin motifs 13 isoform X1 has product MVLMTLLCLLLQPPGFIALMRYPLAEFFHFHSSQTDMFSYALSSDVTVRSRPRRFTQPDVTHLELLVVVGPDVQQLHKQDTERYVLTNLNIASELLRDQSLGANMRVHLVRMIIVSEPEPEIQMSSNITASLRSVCDWGRRINPSNDTDPLHADLLLYITRYDLVLPDGNKQVRGVTQLGGVCSSEWSCVITEDTGFDLGITIAHEIAHSFGINHDGVGNTCSGSGFMMASNGGYNSVDLTWSRCSRQQLLTFYREGKAECVKDLPALEGSLQDWKPGLYYGGDDQCRIAFGSTARSCTFTSPDLPVCRVLSCHTEPNDDSSCKRLLVPLLDGTQCAPNQWCLKGRCVFPDQLSTSAVVHGTWSSWSGFSPCSRTCGGGVTYRTRQCNNPRPAFGGDDCAGRDIVGELCNQQPCQRTQLDFMAEQCSKTDLQPLYLHPGQAYFYTWVPAVGFSQGDEQCRYMCQSKGEAFMVSRGSQFADGTRCEPDGQLPSGATAACLQGKCQVFGCDGVLHSGKVRDVCGVCGGDGFSCMMNSDSYNGGQAREYTTFLSLPLNATEVYIVNRSPLFTHMAVMYEDQYIVSGAGRMVLNMTHPSPLEDNKLEYRLHLTADFLPKMEELLLPGPVKKQINIQVYRKYGKEYGEKTNPNISYQFYVPTANSNLPEIKFKGKWSVITSPCSVSCGSGVQKHHYVCVDKESNTHLEEHLCDTHPPPLPLHTPCQLPACPPSWTTGPFGPCSASCGGGERIRPVRCVQKNGDDVVNVLDSKCPADSAPNAVEACNRQHCPARWRVSEVGGCSAVCGLGEVKRSVSCAWQEDGHEVEVDQSLCSYQIRPPEFVACVVDVCPVGWEAKRESQLAVKSGLMPHSRQDPVYVWSPVTSQCSKSCGNGTMQVWFSCVEHQTTRSFPDFHCDPSTKPSPKSENCNTSPCPPMWRSKIGICSTTCGGGVANRVLYCAKETDDEEKVVDDSECRDFPRPTAVVSCNMIECPARWKILSTSPCSVSCNLGVAHRNVSCVQFVQGKESVVQEDSCHASIKPATTVPCLVQLCTFRWDAKQWSQCSVSCGYGIQSRAVSCMGPSQPEPISPLLCMHIPKPITIQGCSMGSCTDVPPTSVVMPTMHPAASDGGPSPTPQNSIRNWYSVRYLPPTPTGTVTILQSTTPASPSPKQNACGQLLLQESGTVDLRDVSGHCTVAIGRPLGEVIHIKIESSSLNCKKREYAVFFDQLALVKKCDQAAGSVLTTRTNVLLVGQRVYASRNGVVFTYSSQRNTKKSHYQDCDKQLFSSSGVFENPTTPDINHTCRVLINAPPSVKIRIQAVHIGLVFNTTNLQSTYIMIRDKNVLTTNVFKGPQLFLWHSSGSMAEIEFHGDYLHTAESFRAEYSFVQL; this is encoded by the exons ATGGTGCTCATGACTCTGCTCTGTCTGCTGCTACAACCGCCTGGCTTCATCGCCCTAATGAGATATCCATTGGCTGAG ttttttcattttcacagcAGCCAAACAGACATGTTTTCCTATGCTCTTTCTTCTGATGTTACAG TGAGGAGTCGGCCTCGTCGGTTCACTCAGCCTGATGTCACACACTTGGAACTGCTGGTGGTGGTTGGACCTGACGTCCAGCAGCTCCACAAGCAGGATACGGAACGTTACGTCCTCACCAACCTCAACATA GCCTCAGAATTGTTGAGAGACCAAAGTTTGGGTGCCAACATGAGGGTGCACTTGGTCCGCATGATCATTGTGTCAGAACCAGAG CCAGAGATCCAAATGTCTTCCAACATCACTGCTTCTCTTCGAAGTGTGTGCGACTGGGGCAGAAGGATAAATCCGTCGAATGACACAGACCCACTGCACGCAGACCTGCTCTTGTACATTACAAG GTATGACCTGGTGTTACCTGATGGGAACAAGCAGGTCAGGGGAGTAACACAGTTAGGAGGGGTTTGCTCCAGTGAATGGAGTTGTGTCATCACAGAGGACACTGGCTTTGACCTGGGGATCACTATCGCTCATGAGATTGCACACAG TTTTGGCATCAACCATGATGGAGTTGGGAACACATGCAGCGGGAGTGGCTTCATGATGGCCTCCAATGGAGGTTACAACAGTGTGGATCTGACTTGGTCCCGCTGCAGCAGACAGCAGCTGTTAACTTTCTACAG AGAAGGGAAAGCTGAGTGCGTAAAGGATCTACCAGCCCTCGAAGGCTCCCTGCAGGACTGGAAGCCTGGCCTATATTATGGGGGTGATGACCAGTGTCGAATAGCTTTTGGGAGCACTGCAAGAAGTTGCACTTTTACCAGTCCAGATCTG CCGGTGTGTAGAGTTCTTTCTTGTCACACAGAGCCTAACGATGACAGCTCCTGCAAACGTCTTCTGGTACCACTGCTAGATGGGACCCAGTGTGCACCTAATCAA TGGTGTCTGAAAGGACGTTGCGTGTTCCCCGACCAGCTCAGCACCTCTGCAGTAGTGCATGGCACTTGGTCCAGTTGGTCTGGGTTCTCCCCATGCTCACGGACATGTGGAGGGGGCGTCACTTACCGCACACGCCAGTGCAACAACCCAAG ACCTGCTTTTGGAGGAGATGATTGTGCGGGTCGGGATATTGTGGGTGAACTTTGTAACCAGCAG CCATGTCAGCGGACCCAGCTGGATTTCATGGCTGAGCAGTGTTCCAAAACAGATCTCCAACCCCTTTATCTGCATCCAGGTCAGGCCTACTTCTACACCTGGGTCCCTGCAGTAGGCTTCTCACAAG GTGATGAGCAATGTAGATACATGTGTCAGTCAAAGGGAGAAGCCTTCATGGTGAGCCGTGGATCTCAGTTTGCTGATGGAACACGGTGCGAACCCGATGGCCAACTTCCTTCTGGTGCAACGGCTGCTTGTCTGCAAGGGAAATGCCAG GTGTTTGGCTGTGATGGCGTACTGCACTCTGGGAAAGTGAGggatgtgtgtggtgtgtgtggtggggaTGGATTTTCCTGCATGATGAACTCTGACTCCTATAATGGAGGTCAGGCCAGAG AGTACACCACTTTCCTGTCTTTGCCATTAAATGCCACAGAGGTTTACATTGTCAACAGGTCACCTCTGTTCACTCATATGG CTGTAATGTACGAAGATCAATATATTGTGTCTGGGGCGGGCAGAATGGTGCTAAATATGACCCATCCTTCACCACTGGAGGATAACAAGTTAGAGTACCGCCTCCATCTGACCGCTGACTTTTTGCCCAAGATGGAGGAGCTACTGCTGCCAGGACCAGTGAAGAAGCAGATAAACATCCAG GTTTATCGTAAATATGGAAAGGAATATGGCGAGAAGACAAATCCCAACATTAGCTACCAGTTTTATGTGCCCACTGCAAACAGCAACTTGCCAGAAATcaaatttaaaggcaaatgGAGTGTTATTACATCACCCTGCTCCGTTTCCTGTGGCTCAG GTGTGCAGAAGCATCATTACGTGTGTGTGGACAAAGAAAGCAACACACATCTGGAGGAACACTTATGTGATACACACCCTCCACCTTTACCACTGCATACACCCTGTCAACTTCCAGCCTGTCCACCAAG CTGGACCACAGGACCATTTGGACCCTGTAGTGCTTCCTGTGGTGGAGGAGAGAGAATCCGTCCTGTGAGATGTGTTCAGAAAAATGGCGATGATGTTGTGAACGTTTTAGATTCGAAATGTCCAGCTGATTCAGCTCCAAATGCTGTTGAAGCATGCAATCGTCAACATTGTCCTGCCAG atggcgcgtATCAGAGGTAGGGGGCTGTTCAGCAGTGTGTGGGCTCGGAGAAGTGAAAAGAAGCGTGTCATGTGCATGGCAAGAAGACGGCCATGAGGTTGAAGTTGATCAAAGCTTGTGCTCATATCAAATAAGACCTCCTGAATTTGTTGCCTGTGTGGTGGACGTCTGTCCTGTTGGTTGGGAAGCAAAGAGAGAG AGCCAGCTTGCTGTGAAGTCTGGTTTGATGCCACACTCTAGACAGGATCCTGTATATGTGTGGAGTCCTGTTACCAGTCAGTGCTCAAAAAGCTGTGGCAATG GAACAATGCAAGTGTGGTTCTCCTGTGTGGAACATCAGACCACACGGAGCTTCCCTGACTTCCATTGCGATCCTTCAACCAAACCATCTCCTAAATCTGAGAACTGCAACAcatcaccttgccctcccat GTGGCGGTCTAAGATAGGAATCTGCAGCACAACATGTGGAGGAGGCGTTGCCAACAGGGTGCTGTACTGTGCTAAGGAGACAGACGATGAAGAGAAAGTGGTGGATGATTCTGAATGCAGGGACTTTCCTAGACCCACAGCAGTGGTGTCATGTAACATGATTGAATGCCCTGCACG ATGGAAGATTCTGAGCACGTCACCATGCTCTGTGTCTTGTAATCTGGGTGTAGCCCACAGAAATGTGTCCTGTGTCCAGTTTGTCCAAGGCAAGGAGAGCGTAGTACAGGAGGACAGCTGCCATGCGTCAATCAAACCAGCCACCACCGTGCCCTGCCTTGTGCAGTTGTGCACCTTTAGGTGGGACGCAAAACAATGGAGCCAG TGTTCAGTGTCTTGTGGATATGGCATCCAGTCCAGAGCAGTGTCATGCATGGGGCCCTCTCAGCCGGAACCCATCAGCCCTCTACTTTGCATGCACATACCCAAGCCGATCACCATTCAGGGCTGCAGCATGGGCAGCTGCACAGATGTTCCACCAACTTCAGTTGTTATGCCAACTATGCATCCTGCAGCGAGTGATGGAGGACCTTCTCCCACCCCACAAAATTCAATTAGAAATTGGTACAGCGTAAGATATCTACCTCCAACTCCAACTGGTACAGTCACCATCCTGCAGTCCACCACTCCAGCCAGTCCATCACCTAAACAAA ATGCGTGTGGTCAGCTCCTCTTGCAGGAGTCAGGCACAGTGGACTTGAGAGATGTTAGTGGTCACTGCACTGTCGCCATAGGTCGACCCTTGGGTGAAGTCATTCATATCAAAATTGAGTCAAGCTCCttaaactgcaaaaaaa GAGagtatgctgttttttttgaccaactGGCACTTGTGAAGAAGTGCGACCAGGCAGCAGGTAGCGTGCTGACAACCAGAACCAATGTACTTCTTGTGGGCCAACGTGTGTACGCTTCTCGGAATGGGGTTGTGTTCACCTACAGCTcgcaaagaaacacaaaaaagagCCATTATCAAG ATTGTGACAAGCAGCTGTTTTCCTCCAGTGGAGTCTTTGAGAATCCAACAACACCTGATATTAACCACACCTGCCGGGTCCTCATCAACGCCCCTCCCTCAGTGAAGATCCGAATTCAAGCAGTGCACATAGGATTGGTCTTCAACACTACAAATTTACAGTCTACATATATTATG ATCCGGGACAAGAATGTTTTGACAACCAACGTGTTTAAAGGCCCGCAGCTGTTTTTGTGGCACTCCTCTGGATCTATGGCTGAAATTGAATTCCATGGAGACTACCTGCACACAGCAGAGAGCTTTAGGGCAGAATATTCCTTTGTACAGCTTTGA
- the adamts13 gene encoding A disintegrin and metalloproteinase with thrombospondin motifs 13 isoform X2 — protein sequence MVLMTLLCLLLQPPGFIALMRYPLAEFFHFHSSQTDMFSYALSSDVTVRSRPRRFTQPDVTHLELLVVVGPDVQQLHKQDTERYVLTNLNIPEIQMSSNITASLRSVCDWGRRINPSNDTDPLHADLLLYITRYDLVLPDGNKQVRGVTQLGGVCSSEWSCVITEDTGFDLGITIAHEIAHSFGINHDGVGNTCSGSGFMMASNGGYNSVDLTWSRCSRQQLLTFYREGKAECVKDLPALEGSLQDWKPGLYYGGDDQCRIAFGSTARSCTFTSPDLPVCRVLSCHTEPNDDSSCKRLLVPLLDGTQCAPNQWCLKGRCVFPDQLSTSAVVHGTWSSWSGFSPCSRTCGGGVTYRTRQCNNPRPAFGGDDCAGRDIVGELCNQQPCQRTQLDFMAEQCSKTDLQPLYLHPGQAYFYTWVPAVGFSQGDEQCRYMCQSKGEAFMVSRGSQFADGTRCEPDGQLPSGATAACLQGKCQVFGCDGVLHSGKVRDVCGVCGGDGFSCMMNSDSYNGGQAREYTTFLSLPLNATEVYIVNRSPLFTHMAVMYEDQYIVSGAGRMVLNMTHPSPLEDNKLEYRLHLTADFLPKMEELLLPGPVKKQINIQVYRKYGKEYGEKTNPNISYQFYVPTANSNLPEIKFKGKWSVITSPCSVSCGSGVQKHHYVCVDKESNTHLEEHLCDTHPPPLPLHTPCQLPACPPSWTTGPFGPCSASCGGGERIRPVRCVQKNGDDVVNVLDSKCPADSAPNAVEACNRQHCPARWRVSEVGGCSAVCGLGEVKRSVSCAWQEDGHEVEVDQSLCSYQIRPPEFVACVVDVCPVGWEAKRESQLAVKSGLMPHSRQDPVYVWSPVTSQCSKSCGNGTMQVWFSCVEHQTTRSFPDFHCDPSTKPSPKSENCNTSPCPPMWRSKIGICSTTCGGGVANRVLYCAKETDDEEKVVDDSECRDFPRPTAVVSCNMIECPARWKILSTSPCSVSCNLGVAHRNVSCVQFVQGKESVVQEDSCHASIKPATTVPCLVQLCTFRWDAKQWSQCSVSCGYGIQSRAVSCMGPSQPEPISPLLCMHIPKPITIQGCSMGSCTDVPPTSVVMPTMHPAASDGGPSPTPQNSIRNWYSVRYLPPTPTGTVTILQSTTPASPSPKQNACGQLLLQESGTVDLRDVSGHCTVAIGRPLGEVIHIKIESSSLNCKKREYAVFFDQLALVKKCDQAAGSVLTTRTNVLLVGQRVYASRNGVVFTYSSQRNTKKSHYQDCDKQLFSSSGVFENPTTPDINHTCRVLINAPPSVKIRIQAVHIGLVFNTTNLQSTYIMIRDKNVLTTNVFKGPQLFLWHSSGSMAEIEFHGDYLHTAESFRAEYSFVQL from the exons ATGGTGCTCATGACTCTGCTCTGTCTGCTGCTACAACCGCCTGGCTTCATCGCCCTAATGAGATATCCATTGGCTGAG ttttttcattttcacagcAGCCAAACAGACATGTTTTCCTATGCTCTTTCTTCTGATGTTACAG TGAGGAGTCGGCCTCGTCGGTTCACTCAGCCTGATGTCACACACTTGGAACTGCTGGTGGTGGTTGGACCTGACGTCCAGCAGCTCCACAAGCAGGATACGGAACGTTACGTCCTCACCAACCTCAACATA CCAGAGATCCAAATGTCTTCCAACATCACTGCTTCTCTTCGAAGTGTGTGCGACTGGGGCAGAAGGATAAATCCGTCGAATGACACAGACCCACTGCACGCAGACCTGCTCTTGTACATTACAAG GTATGACCTGGTGTTACCTGATGGGAACAAGCAGGTCAGGGGAGTAACACAGTTAGGAGGGGTTTGCTCCAGTGAATGGAGTTGTGTCATCACAGAGGACACTGGCTTTGACCTGGGGATCACTATCGCTCATGAGATTGCACACAG TTTTGGCATCAACCATGATGGAGTTGGGAACACATGCAGCGGGAGTGGCTTCATGATGGCCTCCAATGGAGGTTACAACAGTGTGGATCTGACTTGGTCCCGCTGCAGCAGACAGCAGCTGTTAACTTTCTACAG AGAAGGGAAAGCTGAGTGCGTAAAGGATCTACCAGCCCTCGAAGGCTCCCTGCAGGACTGGAAGCCTGGCCTATATTATGGGGGTGATGACCAGTGTCGAATAGCTTTTGGGAGCACTGCAAGAAGTTGCACTTTTACCAGTCCAGATCTG CCGGTGTGTAGAGTTCTTTCTTGTCACACAGAGCCTAACGATGACAGCTCCTGCAAACGTCTTCTGGTACCACTGCTAGATGGGACCCAGTGTGCACCTAATCAA TGGTGTCTGAAAGGACGTTGCGTGTTCCCCGACCAGCTCAGCACCTCTGCAGTAGTGCATGGCACTTGGTCCAGTTGGTCTGGGTTCTCCCCATGCTCACGGACATGTGGAGGGGGCGTCACTTACCGCACACGCCAGTGCAACAACCCAAG ACCTGCTTTTGGAGGAGATGATTGTGCGGGTCGGGATATTGTGGGTGAACTTTGTAACCAGCAG CCATGTCAGCGGACCCAGCTGGATTTCATGGCTGAGCAGTGTTCCAAAACAGATCTCCAACCCCTTTATCTGCATCCAGGTCAGGCCTACTTCTACACCTGGGTCCCTGCAGTAGGCTTCTCACAAG GTGATGAGCAATGTAGATACATGTGTCAGTCAAAGGGAGAAGCCTTCATGGTGAGCCGTGGATCTCAGTTTGCTGATGGAACACGGTGCGAACCCGATGGCCAACTTCCTTCTGGTGCAACGGCTGCTTGTCTGCAAGGGAAATGCCAG GTGTTTGGCTGTGATGGCGTACTGCACTCTGGGAAAGTGAGggatgtgtgtggtgtgtgtggtggggaTGGATTTTCCTGCATGATGAACTCTGACTCCTATAATGGAGGTCAGGCCAGAG AGTACACCACTTTCCTGTCTTTGCCATTAAATGCCACAGAGGTTTACATTGTCAACAGGTCACCTCTGTTCACTCATATGG CTGTAATGTACGAAGATCAATATATTGTGTCTGGGGCGGGCAGAATGGTGCTAAATATGACCCATCCTTCACCACTGGAGGATAACAAGTTAGAGTACCGCCTCCATCTGACCGCTGACTTTTTGCCCAAGATGGAGGAGCTACTGCTGCCAGGACCAGTGAAGAAGCAGATAAACATCCAG GTTTATCGTAAATATGGAAAGGAATATGGCGAGAAGACAAATCCCAACATTAGCTACCAGTTTTATGTGCCCACTGCAAACAGCAACTTGCCAGAAATcaaatttaaaggcaaatgGAGTGTTATTACATCACCCTGCTCCGTTTCCTGTGGCTCAG GTGTGCAGAAGCATCATTACGTGTGTGTGGACAAAGAAAGCAACACACATCTGGAGGAACACTTATGTGATACACACCCTCCACCTTTACCACTGCATACACCCTGTCAACTTCCAGCCTGTCCACCAAG CTGGACCACAGGACCATTTGGACCCTGTAGTGCTTCCTGTGGTGGAGGAGAGAGAATCCGTCCTGTGAGATGTGTTCAGAAAAATGGCGATGATGTTGTGAACGTTTTAGATTCGAAATGTCCAGCTGATTCAGCTCCAAATGCTGTTGAAGCATGCAATCGTCAACATTGTCCTGCCAG atggcgcgtATCAGAGGTAGGGGGCTGTTCAGCAGTGTGTGGGCTCGGAGAAGTGAAAAGAAGCGTGTCATGTGCATGGCAAGAAGACGGCCATGAGGTTGAAGTTGATCAAAGCTTGTGCTCATATCAAATAAGACCTCCTGAATTTGTTGCCTGTGTGGTGGACGTCTGTCCTGTTGGTTGGGAAGCAAAGAGAGAG AGCCAGCTTGCTGTGAAGTCTGGTTTGATGCCACACTCTAGACAGGATCCTGTATATGTGTGGAGTCCTGTTACCAGTCAGTGCTCAAAAAGCTGTGGCAATG GAACAATGCAAGTGTGGTTCTCCTGTGTGGAACATCAGACCACACGGAGCTTCCCTGACTTCCATTGCGATCCTTCAACCAAACCATCTCCTAAATCTGAGAACTGCAACAcatcaccttgccctcccat GTGGCGGTCTAAGATAGGAATCTGCAGCACAACATGTGGAGGAGGCGTTGCCAACAGGGTGCTGTACTGTGCTAAGGAGACAGACGATGAAGAGAAAGTGGTGGATGATTCTGAATGCAGGGACTTTCCTAGACCCACAGCAGTGGTGTCATGTAACATGATTGAATGCCCTGCACG ATGGAAGATTCTGAGCACGTCACCATGCTCTGTGTCTTGTAATCTGGGTGTAGCCCACAGAAATGTGTCCTGTGTCCAGTTTGTCCAAGGCAAGGAGAGCGTAGTACAGGAGGACAGCTGCCATGCGTCAATCAAACCAGCCACCACCGTGCCCTGCCTTGTGCAGTTGTGCACCTTTAGGTGGGACGCAAAACAATGGAGCCAG TGTTCAGTGTCTTGTGGATATGGCATCCAGTCCAGAGCAGTGTCATGCATGGGGCCCTCTCAGCCGGAACCCATCAGCCCTCTACTTTGCATGCACATACCCAAGCCGATCACCATTCAGGGCTGCAGCATGGGCAGCTGCACAGATGTTCCACCAACTTCAGTTGTTATGCCAACTATGCATCCTGCAGCGAGTGATGGAGGACCTTCTCCCACCCCACAAAATTCAATTAGAAATTGGTACAGCGTAAGATATCTACCTCCAACTCCAACTGGTACAGTCACCATCCTGCAGTCCACCACTCCAGCCAGTCCATCACCTAAACAAA ATGCGTGTGGTCAGCTCCTCTTGCAGGAGTCAGGCACAGTGGACTTGAGAGATGTTAGTGGTCACTGCACTGTCGCCATAGGTCGACCCTTGGGTGAAGTCATTCATATCAAAATTGAGTCAAGCTCCttaaactgcaaaaaaa GAGagtatgctgttttttttgaccaactGGCACTTGTGAAGAAGTGCGACCAGGCAGCAGGTAGCGTGCTGACAACCAGAACCAATGTACTTCTTGTGGGCCAACGTGTGTACGCTTCTCGGAATGGGGTTGTGTTCACCTACAGCTcgcaaagaaacacaaaaaagagCCATTATCAAG ATTGTGACAAGCAGCTGTTTTCCTCCAGTGGAGTCTTTGAGAATCCAACAACACCTGATATTAACCACACCTGCCGGGTCCTCATCAACGCCCCTCCCTCAGTGAAGATCCGAATTCAAGCAGTGCACATAGGATTGGTCTTCAACACTACAAATTTACAGTCTACATATATTATG ATCCGGGACAAGAATGTTTTGACAACCAACGTGTTTAAAGGCCCGCAGCTGTTTTTGTGGCACTCCTCTGGATCTATGGCTGAAATTGAATTCCATGGAGACTACCTGCACACAGCAGAGAGCTTTAGGGCAGAATATTCCTTTGTACAGCTTTGA